Proteins encoded together in one Desulfatirhabdium butyrativorans DSM 18734 window:
- a CDS encoding acyl-CoA dehydrogenase codes for MAQQIADRRDIDFVLYEQLKVDELSKTEKFADFNKKTIDMVISEARNLAIKEVLPTQKIADEEGCKFENGKVTVPEAFHRIYDLVKEGEWVAMPEEPEWGGQGMPKTVAMAAGDYLVGANFAFMMYPGLTHGAGKLIEEFGTEKQKKLFLKKMYTGEWAGTMLLTEPQAGSDVGALTTSAVKNPDGTYSITGNKIFISGGEHDLVENIIHPVLARIEGAPQGTKGISLFLVPKIWVNDDGSLGEFNDVVCTGIEEKMGIHGNATCSLTLGGKGKCRGTLLGEENKGMRAMFLMMNEARLLVGLQGFTCASNAYCNAVNYARERIQGKNLLKSMDENAPGVPIIQHPDVRRQLLHMKAFVEGMRSLLYYVGYCTDRVSLAKDDAERDKYQGLIEILTPVAKGYVTDRAFDVCSYGVQVYGGYGYIREYPMEQLLRDCRITMIYEGTNGIQAMDLLGRKLGMKKGKPIMDLLGEIQKTIASAKAIEGLQVAAEQVEKALNKLGEVAMHMGATAMSPNVLNAFAFAHPFLEVTGDVILSWMLLWRAVIAAPQLAKLAGGFDPEARKAAAGKNKNAAFYEGQIRSLEYFTNSVLPVTQGKMRAILATNGAAIEIPEASFGA; via the coding sequence ATGGCCCAACAGATTGCCGATCGAAGAGACATCGACTTTGTGCTGTACGAGCAGTTGAAGGTCGATGAACTGAGCAAAACCGAAAAATTCGCAGATTTCAACAAGAAAACCATCGACATGGTGATTTCCGAAGCGAGAAATCTGGCGATCAAGGAAGTGCTGCCTACCCAGAAAATTGCGGATGAAGAAGGCTGTAAATTCGAGAACGGCAAAGTGACGGTGCCGGAGGCCTTTCACCGGATTTATGATCTGGTCAAGGAAGGGGAATGGGTGGCCATGCCGGAAGAACCGGAGTGGGGCGGGCAGGGGATGCCCAAGACGGTTGCCATGGCGGCAGGCGATTACCTGGTGGGCGCCAATTTCGCATTCATGATGTATCCCGGATTGACCCACGGGGCCGGTAAACTGATTGAAGAATTCGGGACGGAGAAACAGAAGAAGCTCTTTTTAAAGAAAATGTATACGGGGGAATGGGCCGGGACGATGCTGCTGACCGAACCCCAGGCAGGCTCCGATGTGGGGGCGCTCACCACCAGCGCCGTCAAGAACCCGGACGGAACGTATTCCATTACAGGAAATAAGATTTTCATCTCCGGCGGTGAGCACGATCTGGTGGAGAACATCATTCATCCGGTTCTTGCGCGTATCGAGGGAGCCCCTCAGGGTACCAAGGGGATTTCCCTGTTTCTCGTTCCAAAAATCTGGGTGAACGATGACGGAAGCCTTGGCGAATTCAACGATGTGGTATGCACCGGCATCGAAGAAAAAATGGGAATTCATGGCAATGCCACCTGTTCACTCACACTCGGCGGCAAGGGAAAATGCCGCGGCACGCTGCTGGGCGAAGAAAACAAGGGTATGCGGGCCATGTTTCTCATGATGAACGAGGCAAGACTCCTGGTTGGGTTGCAGGGATTCACCTGTGCATCGAACGCATACTGCAATGCGGTCAATTACGCCAGGGAACGCATTCAGGGAAAAAACCTCTTGAAATCCATGGATGAAAATGCCCCCGGCGTGCCGATCATCCAGCATCCCGATGTCCGACGCCAACTGCTGCACATGAAGGCATTTGTCGAAGGCATGCGCAGCCTGCTCTATTATGTCGGTTATTGTACGGATCGGGTGTCGCTGGCAAAAGACGATGCCGAACGGGACAAGTATCAGGGGTTGATTGAGATCCTGACGCCTGTCGCCAAAGGCTATGTCACGGACCGGGCTTTTGATGTTTGCAGCTATGGCGTTCAGGTATACGGCGGATATGGGTATATCCGGGAATATCCGATGGAGCAGCTCCTTCGGGATTGCCGCATCACGATGATCTATGAAGGGACCAACGGCATTCAGGCAATGGACTTGTTGGGCCGGAAGCTCGGGATGAAAAAGGGGAAGCCCATCATGGACCTTCTGGGCGAAATTCAGAAGACCATCGCATCTGCAAAAGCCATTGAGGGGCTTCAGGTGGCAGCGGAGCAGGTGGAAAAAGCGCTGAACAAGCTCGGGGAAGTGGCCATGCACATGGGTGCGACGGCCATGTCGCCCAATGTCTTGAATGCCTTTGCCTTTGCGCATCCCTTCCTGGAAGTGACCGGCGATGTCATCCTGTCCTGGATGTTGCTCTGGCGAGCCGTCATCGCGGCGCCTCAGCTTGCCAAACTGGCTGGCGGATTCGATCCGGAGGCGCGAAAAGCGGCTGCGGGCAAAAACAAGAATGCCGCTTTCTATGAAGGTCAGATTCGAAGCCTGGAATATTTCACCAACAGCGTTCTGCCCGTCACCCAGGGAAAAATGCGGGCCATCCTGGCAACCAATGGTGCAGCCATTGAAATCCCGGAGGCTTCTTTCGGAGCATGA
- a CDS encoding TetR/AcrR family transcriptional regulator, protein MNIHSDWRAREVPINTREKNNDKYSRILEAAVKVFAEQGVHQSTISQIAREAGVADGTIYLYFKNKDDILVQFFADKARQVFDRFREEVDKGDNAVEKLRNLIRRHLDEFQRDRNMAIVYQSETHQMTPTSREQLRYISKMYQDIVSEIVEQGQVEGYIRKDLYLSLVKRFILGTVNETIGNWLHTGGKYDLTTMADPLIDLFIRGIGTHLSVAEIEAAQKKEPNQS, encoded by the coding sequence ATGAATATTCATTCAGATTGGAGAGCGAGGGAGGTTCCCATCAATACGCGAGAAAAGAATAACGATAAATATTCCCGAATCCTGGAAGCTGCGGTGAAAGTGTTTGCAGAACAGGGGGTCCATCAATCCACCATTTCTCAGATTGCCAGGGAAGCCGGGGTGGCGGATGGTACCATCTATCTGTATTTCAAAAATAAAGATGATATCCTGGTCCAGTTTTTCGCCGATAAGGCCAGGCAGGTGTTTGACAGGTTCCGGGAGGAAGTGGACAAGGGAGACAATGCCGTCGAGAAGCTGCGGAATCTGATCCGGAGACATCTCGACGAGTTTCAGCGTGACCGGAACATGGCCATTGTATACCAGTCCGAAACCCATCAGATGACGCCGACATCGCGGGAACAACTGCGCTATATTTCCAAGATGTATCAGGATATCGTTTCCGAAATCGTCGAACAGGGACAGGTAGAGGGGTATATTCGAAAAGACCTGTATTTGAGCCTTGTCAAACGATTCATTCTCGGAACGGTGAATGAAACCATCGGAAACTGGCTGCATACCGGCGGGAAATACGATTTGACAACCATGGCCGACCCCCTGATCGATCTGTTTATCCGGGGGATCGGGACCCATCTGTCGGTGGCCGAAATCGAGGCCGCCCAAAAGAAAGAACCCAATCAATCTTAG
- a CDS encoding electron transfer flavoprotein subunit alpha/FixB family protein produces the protein MALQIFALIAHKNGAADDSAFELPVAAKAIDTAASVTAIVCGAGADVDAVAQAIAGTYPNVWKINHPALAHPNAEALRLALTKILPKGAIVLMAHDTLGMDLGPGLSIKLDAAFVPDVVGIEGLDGSILKLIRQEFGGQVSTHIHCDITDGAVINVRSGSFQATGETVSGAVADKSGEIGEIQPKRKYIETVVAEVGDVDITKADVLVSVGRGIEDQENISIAQELADAIGAVVSCSRPIVDAKWLEKSRQVGTSGKTVKPKVYIALGISGSFQHLGGLKGNPFIVAVNKNPKAPIFQVADVGVVTNLLEFVPELTERIQEKK, from the coding sequence ATGGCACTTCAGATATTTGCGCTGATTGCACATAAAAACGGGGCCGCCGATGACTCCGCTTTCGAATTGCCGGTTGCGGCCAAGGCCATTGACACCGCAGCGTCCGTTACCGCTATCGTCTGTGGCGCCGGTGCGGATGTCGATGCAGTTGCTCAGGCAATAGCCGGTACGTATCCGAATGTATGGAAAATCAACCATCCGGCTCTGGCCCATCCCAATGCCGAGGCCTTGCGTCTTGCTTTGACAAAAATACTGCCCAAGGGAGCCATTGTCCTGATGGCCCATGATACGCTTGGCATGGACTTGGGGCCTGGCCTTTCCATCAAACTCGATGCCGCTTTTGTTCCGGATGTCGTTGGTATCGAAGGATTGGATGGAAGCATTTTGAAACTCATTCGTCAGGAATTCGGCGGTCAGGTCAGTACGCACATCCACTGCGACATCACAGACGGGGCAGTCATCAATGTGCGCTCCGGCTCTTTTCAGGCGACAGGAGAAACGGTATCCGGAGCCGTCGCAGACAAAAGCGGAGAAATCGGTGAGATCCAGCCCAAACGAAAATATATCGAGACGGTCGTTGCCGAAGTGGGGGATGTGGATATTACCAAGGCCGATGTGCTGGTCTCTGTAGGAAGGGGTATCGAGGATCAGGAAAATATTTCAATCGCTCAGGAACTGGCCGATGCCATCGGTGCAGTGGTTTCCTGCTCAAGGCCGATCGTGGATGCCAAATGGCTCGAAAAATCCCGGCAGGTCGGTACTTCCGGGAAAACCGTCAAACCCAAAGTCTATATCGCTCTGGGGATCAGCGGATCTTTCCAGCATCTGGGCGGGCTCAAGGGCAATCCGTTCATCGTGGCGGTGAACAAAAATCCCAAGGCTCCCATTTTTCAGGTGGCGGATGTCGGGGTGGTTACCAACCTTCTGGAATTTGTGCCGGAACTGACAGAACGTATTCAGGAAAAGAAATAA
- a CDS encoding S66 peptidase family protein: protein MTEPSLFSREAPRRPPRLDPGDRIAVVAPAGVLDPKQLAIGVAVIEEMGWIPVTWEGVLDRCEGFAGEDRQRARRFQDAWSAADIQGIFCARGGYGCMRILPYLDYDAFRQHPKILLGFSDITALHAAIYRRSAVVSFHGPLVTTLSSTSLEARQWMRHILMGPQPFPPMMLDTSKVIRHGRGIGPLFAGNLATLCHLIGTPFMPDLQGHILVIEDIDESWHRIDRMLIHMRLAGALRGVCGLLMGSFRDCGSYPERIYRVAAELGSEMDIPVVYDLPVGHIAENRTLPIGVLAECDTEAGVLRLIEHATII, encoded by the coding sequence ATGACTGAACCATCCCTTTTCTCGCGTGAAGCTCCGCGACGCCCACCCAGACTGGATCCAGGCGACCGCATTGCGGTGGTTGCTCCGGCTGGGGTGCTCGATCCAAAGCAACTGGCCATCGGGGTGGCCGTTATAGAGGAGATGGGATGGATACCGGTTACATGGGAAGGTGTGCTGGACCGTTGCGAAGGGTTTGCCGGGGAAGATCGGCAACGTGCGAGACGGTTTCAGGATGCCTGGTCGGCAGCGGATATTCAGGGAATATTCTGCGCCCGCGGTGGTTATGGATGCATGCGGATTCTGCCGTACCTGGATTATGATGCCTTTCGTCAACATCCCAAGATATTGCTTGGTTTTAGCGATATAACCGCTCTTCACGCTGCCATTTATCGACGAAGCGCTGTGGTGAGCTTTCATGGTCCCCTGGTGACAACGCTTTCCAGTACATCGTTGGAAGCCAGGCAATGGATGCGGCATATTCTGATGGGGCCCCAGCCGTTTCCGCCAATGATGCTCGATACATCTAAAGTCATCCGGCATGGAAGGGGAATTGGTCCGCTCTTTGCCGGGAATCTCGCTACCCTGTGCCATTTGATTGGAACCCCATTCATGCCGGATCTTCAGGGGCATATCCTGGTGATCGAAGATATTGACGAATCGTGGCACAGGATCGATCGAATGTTGATTCACATGCGTCTGGCAGGAGCTTTACGTGGTGTTTGCGGTCTGCTGATGGGAAGCTTTCGGGATTGCGGGTCGTATCCCGAACGGATTTATCGTGTTGCTGCGGAACTGGGTTCCGAGATGGATATTCCTGTCGTATATGATTTGCCGGTCGGTCATATTGCAGAGAATCGAACGTTACCCATTGGTGTTTTGGCTGAGTGTGATACGGAAGCGGGTGTATTGCGATTGATCGAACATGCAACGATAATCTAA
- a CDS encoding radical SAM protein: MVPFPKDIENSRLRAVAEKVIASEPISETDALMMLRADDLIDIGRIAHILRSRWNAADAYYGINMNLNYTNVCELRCPLCAFSCDADSDKAYLYTIPQIEQRVRDALPFGIEEVHIVGGLRDELKLDYFEDMLRAIKRVDPRLFIVGFSAVEYDYFARVNNLPIETVIQRLIDAGLGAIPGGGAEIFSPEIRNVISPKKISADRWLDVMRTAHRLGLKTNATMLFGHIENDTHIVDHLSRLRALQDETGGFKTFVPLAFHPANTAIQALHPRTSGFDLARLYAVSRIFLHNVPHIKALWMYVGERMAQTLLWFGVDDIGATYLHEKVVHAAGAQTPDVGSEAFLKHLITSAGFRPVRTTASYSGASKGDSPFSSAISTI, encoded by the coding sequence ATGGTGCCGTTTCCCAAGGATATCGAAAATTCTCGGCTTCGGGCCGTTGCTGAAAAAGTCATCGCATCCGAGCCCATATCGGAGACCGATGCGCTCATGATGCTTCGGGCAGACGATCTGATCGATATCGGGCGCATCGCCCATATCCTTCGAAGCCGATGGAACGCTGCCGATGCCTATTACGGCATCAACATGAACCTGAACTACACCAATGTATGTGAACTGCGTTGTCCCTTGTGCGCGTTCAGTTGCGATGCGGACAGCGACAAAGCCTATCTGTACACGATCCCCCAGATCGAGCAACGGGTACGTGACGCCCTGCCCTTCGGCATCGAAGAAGTTCATATCGTCGGCGGGCTCAGAGACGAGCTCAAGCTCGATTATTTCGAAGACATGCTTCGAGCGATCAAACGGGTCGATCCACGCCTGTTCATCGTCGGTTTTTCGGCAGTCGAGTACGACTACTTCGCCCGCGTCAACAATCTTCCGATTGAAACCGTTATACAGAGGCTGATCGATGCGGGCCTCGGCGCAATCCCGGGAGGAGGCGCCGAAATCTTCTCACCGGAAATCCGGAACGTCATTTCCCCCAAAAAAATTTCGGCCGACCGGTGGCTCGACGTCATGCGAACGGCCCACCGGCTGGGCCTGAAAACCAATGCCACGATGCTCTTCGGACATATCGAAAACGATACCCACATCGTGGATCATCTGTCCAGACTTCGGGCGCTTCAGGACGAAACCGGCGGGTTCAAAACCTTTGTCCCTCTGGCCTTTCATCCGGCCAATACCGCCATTCAAGCCTTACACCCCAGAACGAGCGGATTCGATCTCGCCAGGCTGTACGCGGTCAGCAGAATTTTTCTGCACAATGTTCCCCACATCAAGGCATTGTGGATGTATGTCGGTGAGCGCATGGCGCAAACCCTCCTGTGGTTCGGCGTCGATGACATCGGCGCCACATACCTCCACGAAAAAGTGGTGCATGCGGCAGGCGCGCAAACGCCGGATGTCGGCTCGGAAGCCTTTCTCAAACACCTGATCACGAGTGCCGGTTTTCGGCCGGTTCGCACCACCGCATCCTATAGCGGCGCATCGAAAGGAGATTCGCCATTCAGCTCGGCTATATCGACTATCTGA
- a CDS encoding menaquinone biosynthesis protein produces the protein MLENTPSGIDIVAGHPGTLNRMLAKGELAMGPISTAAFADIHDEVLLLPDFCLASIGYVRSVMLLSKIPIEALDGKTIGLSTASQTSVALLKTLLAAFYGIAPNYVASAPYPRLDDLDAALVIGNEALYPEKQAVPYTYDLGDLWLRKTGYPVVFAVFAVRKDALEPFAAEIRSVIAAYSESHDKLQTEKERMITKARERYPDIAYDIYTYYTLLRYEFSGLLKKAMRFFLDKAAEGGFVRPTATIRFLPDEFSLANIRSGDIPSER, from the coding sequence ATGCTGGAAAACACGCCCTCCGGCATCGACATCGTTGCGGGGCATCCGGGAACATTGAACCGCATGCTGGCCAAGGGAGAGCTGGCCATGGGTCCCATCTCGACGGCCGCCTTTGCGGACATCCATGATGAGGTCCTGCTGTTGCCCGATTTCTGTCTGGCATCGATCGGTTATGTCCGATCGGTGATGCTGCTGAGCAAAATCCCCATCGAAGCGCTCGATGGCAAAACGATCGGATTGAGTACGGCATCCCAGACCAGCGTCGCGCTCCTGAAAACGCTGCTCGCCGCCTTCTATGGCATTGCGCCGAACTATGTCGCATCTGCGCCCTACCCCCGGCTCGACGATCTGGACGCAGCCCTCGTCATCGGCAACGAAGCTCTGTACCCTGAAAAGCAGGCCGTGCCCTACACCTACGACCTGGGGGACCTCTGGCTTCGCAAGACCGGCTATCCGGTGGTATTCGCCGTTTTTGCCGTTCGAAAAGACGCCCTCGAACCCTTTGCTGCGGAAATCCGATCCGTCATCGCAGCCTACAGTGAATCCCACGACAAGCTGCAAACGGAAAAAGAGCGCATGATCACCAAAGCCAGAGAGCGGTATCCCGATATCGCCTACGACATCTACACCTACTATACCTTGCTGCGATACGAATTCAGCGGCCTGCTCAAAAAAGCCATGCGGTTTTTCCTGGACAAGGCTGCAGAAGGCGGTTTCGTCAGACCGACGGCGACGATTCGATTCCTCCCGGATGAATTCAGTCTGGCCAACATCCGTAGCGGAGACATTCCATCCGAGAGGTGA
- a CDS encoding CofH family radical SAM protein has translation MNPHASLLTAIYDGKRIEKHQALDLFSWDLPELGKAADSRRRMAKDDEEVGFILDRIINITNVCEARCRFCAFHAKAGRIEPYTLSIEEILSKVQELVDQGGVQVMLQGGLHPDYRLSDYTAIVTTVKKAFPHIWLHSFSPAEIVHISRKSGLSVDDTILALKQAGVDSVPGASDLLVDAVRAVVSPAKLTTSEWRDVIRSLCRHEMISSATMTYGMGESLEQKIAHLDVIRRTQDECGNLMAFIAWSFSPGGTQLSHLQQATAVDYLKMVAIGRIFLDNIRFIQAGWLTEGLQIAQMALAMGANDMGGILTEERVIQATGAGYRIRREDMIHLIRNAGKIPVLRDSRYRVLHRYEKEQRP, from the coding sequence ATGAATCCGCATGCATCCCTGCTCACGGCCATCTACGATGGCAAACGCATCGAAAAACACCAGGCACTGGATCTGTTTTCCTGGGATTTGCCCGAACTCGGGAAGGCGGCCGATTCCCGGAGACGTATGGCCAAAGACGATGAAGAGGTCGGCTTCATCCTGGATCGCATCATCAACATCACCAATGTCTGTGAGGCCAGATGCCGCTTTTGCGCCTTTCACGCCAAAGCCGGCCGAATCGAGCCTTATACCCTGAGCATCGAAGAAATTCTGAGCAAGGTACAGGAACTGGTCGATCAGGGCGGTGTTCAGGTCATGTTGCAGGGCGGGCTTCATCCCGATTACCGGCTCTCGGATTACACGGCCATTGTCACCACCGTCAAGAAAGCCTTCCCCCACATCTGGCTGCATTCCTTTTCACCCGCCGAAATCGTACATATCAGCCGCAAATCCGGACTCAGCGTCGACGATACCATCCTTGCCCTCAAGCAGGCAGGAGTCGATTCCGTTCCCGGCGCATCCGATCTTCTGGTAGACGCCGTTCGAGCGGTGGTTTCTCCCGCCAAACTGACCACATCCGAGTGGCGGGATGTCATCCGCTCCCTGTGCAGGCATGAAATGATCTCCAGCGCCACCATGACCTACGGCATGGGAGAGTCGCTCGAACAGAAGATCGCGCATCTCGATGTGATTCGCCGCACCCAGGATGAATGCGGTAATCTGATGGCCTTCATCGCCTGGTCTTTCTCCCCGGGCGGAACGCAACTGAGCCATCTGCAGCAGGCTACGGCGGTGGATTACCTGAAAATGGTGGCCATCGGCAGAATTTTTCTCGACAACATCCGTTTCATCCAGGCCGGATGGCTCACCGAAGGATTGCAAATCGCCCAGATGGCGCTTGCAATGGGCGCAAACGACATGGGCGGCATTCTTACCGAAGAACGGGTCATTCAGGCAACCGGTGCGGGCTATCGCATCCGCAGGGAGGACATGATCCACCTCATCCGCAATGCCGGCAAAATCCCCGTGCTTCGGGATTCGCGCTATCGGGTGCTGCACCGGTATGAAAAGGAGCAACGACCATGA
- a CDS encoding electron transfer flavoprotein subunit beta/FixA family protein produces the protein MEILVCVKRVPDTAENEIVVNSSGSDIERADLVYSVNEWDNYAVEEAIQIRDRVGGTVTVVTVGDEESEEVLRREMAMGADKGILISDDAFAGSDGKGIAAILKAEIEKGKYDLILTGAQADDGAAQVGGMLAAMLDLPFASLVNKIEIVNDATIQVGREVEGGNQEINEISLPCVLSIQTGINEPRYVGIRGIRKVASVEIPVHKAGDLGIDAGKVGKAGAKVKKVDYFIPPAGKGAEILEGSSEEIADKLIELLKAKGGIK, from the coding sequence ATGGAAATTCTGGTATGTGTCAAACGAGTTCCCGATACTGCGGAAAACGAAATTGTGGTCAATAGTTCGGGATCGGATATCGAGCGAGCTGATCTCGTATATTCCGTCAATGAATGGGATAATTATGCCGTGGAAGAAGCCATTCAGATTCGGGATCGGGTCGGAGGGACTGTCACGGTGGTTACCGTAGGCGATGAGGAATCCGAAGAAGTTTTGAGAAGAGAGATGGCCATGGGCGCCGATAAGGGGATTCTGATCTCCGACGATGCGTTTGCCGGATCCGATGGCAAAGGCATTGCCGCCATTTTGAAGGCGGAGATCGAAAAAGGTAAATACGATCTGATTCTGACCGGAGCGCAGGCGGATGACGGTGCGGCGCAGGTGGGCGGGATGCTGGCTGCAATGCTCGATCTTCCCTTTGCCTCGCTGGTGAACAAGATCGAAATCGTCAACGATGCGACGATCCAGGTCGGCAGGGAAGTGGAAGGCGGAAATCAGGAAATCAATGAAATATCGCTGCCTTGCGTGCTTTCCATCCAGACGGGAATCAACGAACCCCGATATGTCGGTATCCGCGGTATTCGTAAAGTGGCCTCCGTCGAAATTCCGGTTCACAAGGCAGGCGATCTCGGTATCGATGCCGGCAAGGTCGGCAAGGCGGGCGCAAAAGTCAAAAAGGTCGATTATTTCATTCCACCGGCTGGAAAAGGTGCCGAGATTCTGGAAGGCAGCAGCGAAGAAATCGCCGATAAACTCATTGAACTCTTAAAGGCCAAAGGAGGGATTAAGTAA
- a CDS encoding (Fe-S)-binding protein, producing the protein METALISPAKAWVLGIPTVIFSVLIPLIGVAVFTYIIAKRLAPLVRAKPDPRLDRPLERLKAMMLYAVAQYRQPRYRLAGILHIILFAGFMILSLRSITLVIAGISQGFVLPGLGGFAGHVYNVLKDIAATLVLVVCIVAAIRRGVFQPERYDVPKKYGKNHTGEAVFVLMLISTLVSCDMLFEGSFIAAQLKKGISPEFVLPVTGTWFAANLLSDSSFAVLQRIHLGAYYLHDLVFFFFLCFLPLGKHFHVITSLPNVFLMKLRKGVIKPVEWGVDESKLDELKSFGIKKFEDFTWKHMLDFYSCADCGRCSDQCPANAVKRPLSPRFISIKSRDYCFRNYPIRGEMTPKDEMLIGAIFTEDEIWSCTTCGACEAECPLFIEYIDKIVDLRRGMVDEGMVPQSLQKPLKAIEKRGNPWGKMEKKRSEWVKGLPETCEVKLFEQGDSAETLYFVDSITSYDDRMQKIGQATAKILCAAGIDFGILGKDEKDSGNEVRRFGEEMLFQDLKSHNTELIKESGATRIITSDPHAYNALKNEYSGLPPVEHISQTIVQAVSSGKLKLKPIEDVEKVYTYHDPCYLGRHNGVYEDPRKALDAIPGLRRIDMLKSRDRSFCCGGGGLMLFYEPEEEQRMGVLRVQMAQKAGANVIVTACPFCLVNIEDAIKVAGLEGKMEAIDLSELIERHIDMDGDTV; encoded by the coding sequence ATGGAAACTGCTTTGATTTCTCCGGCAAAAGCATGGGTGTTGGGAATCCCTACCGTGATCTTTTCGGTATTGATTCCGCTGATCGGAGTGGCTGTCTTCACCTATATTATCGCCAAACGGCTCGCTCCCCTGGTTCGCGCAAAACCGGATCCCCGGCTGGATCGTCCCCTGGAGCGCCTGAAGGCGATGATGCTCTATGCCGTTGCCCAGTACAGGCAGCCGCGGTACCGATTGGCAGGGATTCTGCACATTATCCTGTTTGCGGGCTTCATGATTCTCTCGTTGCGTTCCATCACCCTGGTGATTGCGGGGATTTCGCAGGGATTCGTTCTGCCGGGGCTGGGTGGTTTTGCGGGGCATGTCTACAATGTGCTCAAGGATATCGCAGCGACCCTGGTGCTGGTGGTTTGTATCGTGGCCGCCATCCGGAGGGGCGTATTCCAGCCGGAGCGTTATGACGTTCCCAAGAAATATGGCAAGAATCATACGGGAGAAGCCGTTTTCGTTCTGATGTTGATTTCTACCCTGGTGAGCTGCGATATGCTTTTTGAGGGAAGCTTCATTGCGGCTCAACTGAAAAAGGGCATTTCCCCGGAATTTGTCCTCCCGGTCACCGGGACGTGGTTCGCTGCAAATCTGCTGAGTGATTCTTCCTTTGCGGTGTTGCAACGAATCCATCTTGGCGCCTATTATCTGCATGATCTCGTGTTCTTTTTCTTCCTGTGCTTTCTGCCCCTTGGAAAACATTTCCATGTCATTACCTCCCTGCCGAATGTTTTTCTGATGAAACTGCGAAAAGGCGTCATCAAACCCGTCGAATGGGGGGTTGACGAAAGCAAACTGGACGAGCTGAAATCCTTCGGGATCAAGAAGTTCGAAGATTTCACCTGGAAACACATGCTGGACTTTTATTCCTGCGCTGATTGCGGGCGCTGTTCGGATCAATGTCCGGCCAATGCCGTCAAACGGCCTCTGTCACCGCGATTTATTTCGATCAAGTCTCGGGACTATTGCTTCAGAAACTATCCGATTCGGGGCGAGATGACACCCAAAGACGAGATGCTGATCGGGGCCATCTTTACGGAAGATGAAATCTGGTCCTGTACGACGTGCGGCGCCTGTGAAGCCGAATGCCCGCTTTTCATCGAATATATCGACAAAATCGTTGATCTGCGGAGAGGAATGGTGGATGAAGGCATGGTTCCCCAATCTCTGCAGAAACCCCTGAAGGCCATCGAAAAACGGGGCAATCCCTGGGGGAAGATGGAAAAGAAACGATCCGAATGGGTCAAGGGGCTTCCGGAAACATGTGAAGTCAAACTCTTCGAGCAGGGGGACAGCGCAGAGACCCTGTATTTTGTCGACAGCATCACCTCCTATGATGACCGGATGCAGAAGATCGGGCAGGCTACGGCCAAAATCCTGTGCGCCGCAGGCATCGATTTCGGAATTCTGGGAAAGGACGAGAAGGACTCCGGAAACGAAGTGCGACGGTTTGGCGAAGAGATGCTGTTTCAGGATCTGAAGAGTCACAACACGGAGTTGATAAAGGAAAGCGGAGCCACCCGAATCATTACCTCGGATCCGCATGCCTACAACGCCCTGAAAAACGAGTATTCAGGGCTGCCCCCAGTCGAGCACATCAGCCAGACCATCGTTCAGGCTGTTTCGAGCGGTAAGCTCAAGTTGAAACCGATCGAGGATGTCGAAAAAGTCTATACCTATCATGATCCCTGCTATCTGGGTCGGCATAACGGTGTGTATGAAGATCCCCGAAAAGCCCTCGATGCCATTCCGGGGTTGCGGCGCATTGACATGCTCAAAAGCCGGGATCGATCCTTCTGCTGCGGCGGCGGCGGTCTCATGCTTTTCTATGAACCGGAAGAAGAGCAGCGAATGGGGGTGCTCCGGGTCCAGATGGCGCAGAAGGCCGGCGCCAACGTGATCGTGACCGCATGCCCATTTTGCCTGGTCAACATCGAAGATGCCATCAAGGTGGCCGGACTCGAGGGAAAAATGGAGGCTATCGATCTGTCGGAACTGATCGAAAGGCACATCGATATGGATGGCGATACGGTATAA